The Schistocerca gregaria isolate iqSchGreg1 chromosome 1, iqSchGreg1.2, whole genome shotgun sequence genome includes a window with the following:
- the LOC126357728 gene encoding keratin-associated protein 19-2-like, whose product MKALTTALLLTVLAAYCGATEEKTVQKRGLLGGYGGYGGGYGGYGGYGGGYGGYGGYSLGRGYGGYGGYGLGHGIGYGGYSRGISIGYGGLGGGYGGYGGYGGLGHGIGYGGYSRGISIGYGGLGGGYGGYGGYGLGHGIGYGHHG is encoded by the coding sequence ACCACAGCCCTGTTGCTGACTGTGCTGGCAGCTTACTGCGGCGCTACTGAGGAGAAGACAGTGCAGAAGCGAGGCCTGCTGGGTGGCTACGGAGGCTATGGCGGAGGCTACGGTGGTTACGGAGGCTACGGTGGAGGCTACGGTGGCTACGGAGGCTACAGCCTGGGCCGCGGCTATGGCGGCTACGGAGGCTACGGTCTAGGCCACGGCATCGGCTACGGTGGCTACTCCCGCGGCATCAGCATCGGCTACGGTGGTCTCGGAGGCGGCTACGGAGGCTACGGAGGCTACGGTGGTCTCGGCCACGGCATCGGCTACGGTGGCTACTCCCGCGGCATCAGCATCGGCTACGGTGGACTCGGAGGCGGCTACGGTGGCTACGGAGGCTACGGGCTCGGCCACGGCATTGGCTACGGTCACCACGGCTGA